In Helianthus annuus cultivar XRQ/B chromosome 9, HanXRQr2.0-SUNRISE, whole genome shotgun sequence, the following are encoded in one genomic region:
- the LOC110878951 gene encoding protein C2-DOMAIN ABA-RELATED 4: MEHLLGLLRVHIHRGVNLAVRDVTTSDPYVIIRMGKQKLKTRVVKKNINPVWDEDLTLSVAEPLPVKLEVYDRDTFSMDDKMGDAVFDIQPFLEAVRMRLGNLPNDTIITTVKPTRTNCLAEESHVTWTDGKVVQHMVLRLQNVECGEVEIKLSWIDIPGSRGL, translated from the exons ATGGAGCATTTGTTGGGATTGCTTAGAGTTCATATCCACAGAGGTGTAAACCTTGCTGTTCGTGATGTTACTACCAGTGATCCTTACGTTATTATCCGTATGGGCAAACAG AAATTGAAAACTCGAGTGGTAAAGAAGAATATCAATCCTGTGTGGGATGAAGATTTGACCCTCTCCGTCGCAGAGCCTCTCCCAGTCAAACTT GAGGTTTATGATAGGGATACATTTAGTATGGATGACAAGATGGGGGATGCTGTGTTTGACATCCAGCCATTCCTGGAAGCTGTTAGGATGCGTTTAGGGAATCTACCAAACGACACGATCATAACTACAGTGAAACCGACGAGGACTAACTGTTTGGCGGAAGAAAGCCACGTGACATGGACTGATGGAAAAGTTGTCCAACATATGGTTCTTAGGTTGCAAAATGTCGAGTGTGGGGAGGTTGAGATTAAACTATCGTGGATCGATATTCCAGGCTCCAGAGGTCTGTAG